One genomic window of Kaistia geumhonensis includes the following:
- a CDS encoding ComEC/Rec2 family competence protein codes for MSASAPELVGEPGAEQPAAPHFPPAGPRGRLGFAADRWLLAMGASLEREMEAARGLPWLAVAFAGGALLYFSLPSEPSAPALALVALALAAAAWRVRAGRAPLFRLLLVATMIAGGAALTKLRTDLVATPMIERSVTATVTGFVEAVEARRGGARLTVRVVSIEGARLARQPERVTVVLRGKAPEVGEGIAVLARLRPPSGPAMPGGYDFARKAYYAGIGATGFAYGKPKLVELGPPPLAIRLAMPLESLREAIRARILAALPGDTGRIATALVIGDAGGISAKAEDDLRQSGLAHVLSVSGLHMVLVAGASFWAIRALLALFPGLALRHPIKKWAAVGALGLTFFYLLISGLDVAAQRSFAMTAVVFTAILLDRRAISMRNVALAAVAVLLLAPESVLDAGFQMSFAATIALVAGFELLARRRRRARLGGETSLVGTLLRWTLALVGGLTLTSLLGGLGTTPFALYHFQRMAPLSIVANVLAMPLIDFLVMPMALVGVLLMPLGLDQPMLALMGVGIDGMLAVADVVSRWSEGTGGMAMPPAAALLIFLVGFLWAALWGERWRWIGVVPMLAGIGLALFPARPDLIIAADGRSAAIRGADGHYAILAPKVPSFEAGIWLRADGDARGVKDKTLTAGVRCDSLGCIGRLADGRLVALSLDRGAFAEDCRRAGLVVTPLHAPAACRTVTAVVDREMLRRDGALALTLNERGIPSAAPTAAGSEPPEQGRSHAVWSEADGDPAEASVDGEGELAVSETVLSGGGPSTPTASPASGPSRLDALAAVETSYPALRRAFMPPGPGD; via the coding sequence ATGTCCGCATCGGCGCCGGAACTCGTCGGGGAGCCGGGCGCCGAGCAGCCGGCCGCCCCGCATTTTCCGCCCGCAGGCCCACGGGGTCGCCTCGGCTTCGCCGCGGACCGCTGGCTGCTCGCGATGGGCGCCAGCCTCGAGCGGGAGATGGAGGCGGCGCGGGGGTTGCCATGGCTCGCGGTCGCCTTCGCGGGCGGCGCGCTGCTCTATTTCTCTCTTCCGTCCGAACCCTCGGCACCGGCGCTCGCCCTCGTCGCTCTCGCGCTCGCAGCTGCCGCGTGGCGTGTGAGGGCAGGGCGGGCCCCTCTCTTCCGCCTGCTCCTCGTCGCCACGATGATCGCCGGCGGCGCGGCCCTCACCAAGCTGCGCACCGACCTCGTCGCGACGCCGATGATCGAGCGTTCGGTGACCGCGACGGTGACCGGCTTCGTCGAGGCGGTCGAGGCGCGCCGGGGTGGTGCCCGGCTGACCGTGCGGGTCGTTTCGATCGAGGGCGCGCGGCTGGCACGCCAGCCAGAGCGGGTGACCGTCGTGCTCCGCGGCAAGGCCCCCGAGGTGGGCGAGGGCATCGCGGTGCTGGCGCGGCTGCGTCCACCGTCCGGGCCGGCGATGCCCGGCGGCTACGACTTCGCGCGCAAGGCCTATTATGCCGGCATCGGCGCGACCGGCTTCGCCTATGGCAAGCCGAAGCTGGTCGAGCTCGGCCCGCCGCCGCTCGCGATCCGTCTCGCGATGCCGCTCGAGAGCCTCCGCGAGGCCATCCGCGCCCGCATCCTCGCCGCGCTACCGGGCGACACCGGCCGGATCGCGACAGCGCTCGTCATCGGCGATGCCGGCGGCATTTCGGCCAAGGCCGAGGACGACCTGCGCCAGTCGGGCCTTGCGCATGTGCTCTCCGTCTCCGGCCTCCATATGGTGCTCGTCGCCGGCGCCAGCTTCTGGGCGATCCGCGCGCTGCTGGCGCTCTTCCCCGGCCTCGCCCTCCGCCATCCGATCAAGAAATGGGCGGCTGTCGGAGCGCTCGGCCTGACCTTCTTCTATCTGCTGATCTCGGGTCTCGATGTGGCCGCGCAGCGCTCGTTCGCGATGACGGCGGTCGTGTTCACCGCCATCCTTCTCGACCGGCGTGCGATCTCGATGCGCAATGTCGCGCTCGCCGCCGTCGCCGTGCTGTTGCTCGCGCCGGAAAGCGTGCTCGATGCCGGCTTCCAGATGTCCTTCGCGGCGACGATCGCGCTGGTCGCAGGCTTCGAACTCCTCGCCCGGCGGAGACGGCGGGCGCGGCTCGGCGGAGAGACATCGCTCGTCGGGACGCTGCTGCGCTGGACCCTCGCCCTCGTCGGCGGGCTTACGCTCACCTCGCTTCTCGGCGGCCTCGGCACGACACCCTTCGCGCTTTACCATTTCCAGCGCATGGCACCGCTTTCGATTGTCGCCAATGTCCTTGCCATGCCGCTCATCGACTTCCTCGTCATGCCGATGGCGCTCGTCGGCGTTCTGCTGATGCCGCTCGGGCTCGACCAGCCGATGCTGGCGCTGATGGGCGTCGGCATCGACGGCATGCTGGCGGTCGCCGACGTCGTGTCGCGCTGGTCGGAGGGGACGGGCGGCATGGCGATGCCGCCGGCTGCGGCGCTTCTCATCTTCCTTGTCGGCTTCCTGTGGGCCGCGCTCTGGGGCGAACGCTGGCGCTGGATCGGCGTGGTGCCGATGCTGGCCGGCATCGGCCTCGCGCTCTTTCCGGCCCGTCCCGACCTGATCATCGCCGCCGATGGTCGTTCCGCCGCCATCCGCGGCGCGGACGGCCACTATGCGATACTGGCGCCCAAGGTCCCGTCTTTCGAGGCGGGCATCTGGCTGCGCGCCGACGGCGATGCGCGCGGCGTCAAGGACAAGACCCTGACCGCGGGCGTGCGTTGCGATTCTCTCGGCTGTATCGGCCGCCTCGCAGATGGCCGCCTCGTCGCACTCTCGCTCGATCGTGGCGCCTTCGCCGAGGATTGCCGCCGCGCGGGGCTCGTCGTGACGCCGCTGCATGCCCCTGCCGCCTGCCGGACCGTCACCGCCGTGGTCGACCGGGAGATGCTCCGCCGTGACGGCGCTCTCGCGCTGACGCTGAATGAAAGAGGTATCCCATCCGCCGCGCCGACGGCCGCCGGTTCCGAACCGCCCGAACAGGGCCGATCGCATGCCGTCTGGAGCGAAGCGGATGGCGACCCCGCCGAGGC
- the gltX gene encoding glutamate--tRNA ligase — MSKPVVTRFAPSPTGFLHIGGGRTALFNWLYARHTGGKMLLRIEDTDRERSTEAAIDAIIDGLKWLGLDWEGETVFQFARAPRHREVVEEMLAAGKAYRCYCTPDELKEMREKAMAEGRAPRYDGTWRDRDPAEAPAGVKPAIRIRAPLEGETVIEDRVQGRVVIPNKDLDDLVLLRSDGNPTYMLSVVVDDHDMGVTHIIRGDDHLTNAARQMIIYQAMGWEVPVMAHIPLIHGPDGAKLSKRHGALGVDAYRAMGYLPEAMRNYLVRLGWAHGDDEIMSTDEMIAWFDIDDVGRSASRFDFAKLENLNGHYMRATPDDRLYELFVETLPHLPGGAAMKADLDQAKAAQLRMALPGLKERAKTLVELKDGAAFLFANRPLALDEKAGTILDADARALLKRLHAILVETEWTIEATEAAVKAFAEAEGLKLGKVAQPLRAALTGRSTSPGIFDVLMVLGREESLGRIADQAA; from the coding sequence ATGTCCAAACCGGTCGTCACGCGCTTTGCACCATCGCCCACCGGCTTCCTGCATATCGGAGGCGGCCGCACGGCGCTGTTCAACTGGCTTTATGCCCGCCACACCGGCGGCAAGATGCTGCTGCGCATCGAGGACACCGACCGCGAACGCTCGACCGAGGCGGCCATCGACGCGATCATCGACGGGCTGAAATGGCTCGGCCTCGACTGGGAGGGCGAGACCGTCTTCCAGTTCGCCCGCGCGCCGCGGCACCGCGAGGTGGTCGAGGAGATGCTGGCGGCCGGCAAGGCCTATCGCTGCTACTGCACGCCGGACGAGTTGAAGGAGATGCGCGAGAAGGCGATGGCCGAGGGCCGCGCTCCCCGCTACGACGGCACCTGGCGCGACCGCGACCCGGCGGAGGCGCCTGCCGGCGTCAAGCCGGCGATCCGCATCCGCGCGCCGCTCGAAGGCGAGACCGTGATCGAGGACCGTGTGCAGGGGCGAGTCGTCATCCCCAACAAGGATCTCGACGATCTCGTGCTGCTCCGGTCCGACGGCAACCCGACCTACATGCTGTCGGTCGTGGTGGACGATCACGACATGGGCGTCACGCATATCATCCGCGGCGACGATCACCTGACCAACGCCGCGCGGCAGATGATCATCTACCAGGCGATGGGCTGGGAGGTGCCGGTCATGGCGCATATCCCGCTGATCCACGGGCCGGACGGCGCCAAGCTCTCCAAGCGCCATGGCGCGCTCGGCGTCGATGCCTATCGCGCCATGGGCTATCTGCCGGAGGCGATGCGCAACTACCTCGTTCGCCTCGGCTGGGCACATGGCGACGACGAGATCATGTCGACGGACGAGATGATCGCCTGGTTCGACATCGATGATGTCGGCCGGTCCGCCTCGCGCTTCGACTTCGCCAAGCTCGAGAATCTCAACGGCCACTATATGCGCGCGACGCCGGACGACCGGCTCTACGAGCTCTTCGTCGAGACTCTGCCGCATCTTCCCGGCGGGGCGGCGATGAAGGCCGATCTCGACCAGGCCAAGGCGGCACAGCTGCGCATGGCGCTGCCGGGACTGAAGGAGCGCGCCAAGACGCTGGTCGAGCTGAAGGACGGCGCCGCGTTCCTCTTCGCCAATCGTCCGCTCGCGCTGGACGAGAAGGCCGGAACGATTCTCGATGCCGACGCCCGCGCTCTCCTGAAACGTCTCCACGCCATCCTCGTCGAGACCGAATGGACGATCGAAGCGACGGAGGCGGCGGTGAAGGCCTTCGCGGAGGCCGAGGGCCTCAAGCTCGGCAAGGTCGCCCAGCCGCTGCGCGCCGCGCTGACCGGCCGCTCGACCTCGCCCGGCATCTTCGACGTGCTGATGGTGCTCGGCCGCGAGGAAAGCCTCGGCCGCATCGCCGACCAGGCCGCCTGA
- the gltA gene encoding citrate synthase, whose protein sequence is MTDNTKATLTIGDQSWDFAIKEGTIGPEVIDIGSLYAKTGRFTYDPGFTSTGACDSKITFIDGDEGVLLYRGYPIEQLAEHGDFLETCYLLLYGDLPTAAQKADFDQRVTYHTMVHEQMSRFYTGFRRDAHPMAIMVGVVGALSAFYHDSTDISDPHQRMVASLRLIAKMPTIAAMAYKYHVGQPFVYPLNALDYASNFLRMCFAVPAEEYKVNPILARAMDRIFILHADHEQNASTSTVRLAGSSGANPFACIAAGIACLWGPAHGGANEAALNMLQEIGTVERIPEYIARAKDKNDPFRLMGFGHRVYKNYDPRAKIMQRTCHEVLSELGITDDPVLEVALELERIALSDDYFVEKKLYPNIDFYSGITLKALGFPTTMFTVLFALARTVGWIAQWKEMVEDPSQRIGRPRQLYSGADRRDYIPVSKRR, encoded by the coding sequence ATGACCGATAATACCAAGGCGACACTCACGATTGGCGATCAGTCGTGGGATTTCGCGATCAAGGAAGGTACGATCGGCCCCGAGGTGATCGATATCGGCTCGCTCTACGCGAAGACCGGACGCTTCACCTATGATCCGGGCTTCACCTCGACCGGCGCCTGCGATTCCAAGATCACCTTCATCGACGGCGACGAAGGCGTTCTCCTCTATCGCGGCTATCCGATCGAGCAGCTCGCCGAACATGGCGACTTCCTCGAGACCTGCTATCTCCTGCTTTACGGGGATCTGCCGACCGCGGCGCAGAAGGCCGATTTCGACCAGCGCGTGACCTACCACACGATGGTTCACGAGCAGATGTCCCGCTTCTACACCGGCTTCCGCCGCGACGCCCATCCGATGGCGATCATGGTCGGCGTTGTCGGCGCGCTCTCCGCATTCTACCACGACTCGACCGACATTTCGGACCCGCACCAGCGCATGGTCGCGAGCCTTCGCCTGATCGCGAAGATGCCGACCATCGCGGCGATGGCCTACAAGTACCATGTCGGCCAGCCCTTCGTTTATCCGCTCAACGCGCTCGACTATGCGTCGAACTTCCTGCGCATGTGCTTCGCGGTGCCGGCGGAGGAGTACAAGGTCAACCCGATCCTCGCCCGCGCGATGGACCGGATCTTCATCCTGCATGCCGACCACGAGCAGAACGCGTCGACCTCGACGGTTCGCCTCGCCGGTTCGTCGGGCGCCAATCCGTTCGCCTGCATTGCGGCGGGCATCGCCTGCCTCTGGGGTCCGGCCCATGGCGGCGCCAACGAGGCGGCGCTCAACATGCTGCAGGAGATCGGCACGGTCGAGCGGATCCCCGAATACATTGCCCGCGCCAAGGACAAGAACGATCCGTTCCGCCTGATGGGCTTCGGCCACCGGGTTTACAAGAACTACGATCCGCGCGCGAAGATCATGCAGCGCACCTGCCACGAGGTGCTCTCCGAGCTCGGCATCACCGACGATCCGGTGCTCGAGGTGGCGCTGGAACTGGAGCGCATCGCGCTCAGCGACGACTACTTCGTCGAGAAGAAGCTCTATCCGAACATCGACTTCTACTCGGGCATCACGCTGAAGGCGCTCGGCTTCCCGACGACGATGTTCACCGTGCTGTTCGCCCTCGCGCGCACGGTCGGCTGGATCGCGCAGTGGAAGGAAATGGTCGAGGATCCGAGCCAGCGCATCGGCCGTCCGCGCCAGCTCTATTCCGGCGCCGACCGCCGCGACTACATCCCCGTCTCGAAGCGCCGCTGA
- a CDS encoding DMT family transporter has translation MSSFEANLRGIGYLLLSILAFILNDTMIKVVSERLPIGEIIVLRGAVALVLILALLFATGGHRAWRLAGNRLVAWRTIGEVGGTILYLYALFHMPIANASAISQIVPLMTTAAAAVFLREQVGWRRWMAIGLGFVGVMIIMRPGLGGFDVYAFAALASMAFVTLRDLVTRSFPPGMPTLLVTAVTAGAVLVAGLAMSFDEVWLMPTLDEMLLLGGAAFLLLIGYGTVILAMRHGEMGVIAPFRYAVILFAIALGYLVWGDIPDIYTITGTVIVVATGLYTIHRERLRAEESRTRR, from the coding sequence ATGTCGTCCTTCGAGGCCAATCTTCGCGGCATCGGCTATCTGCTGCTGTCGATCCTCGCCTTCATCCTCAACGATACGATGATCAAGGTCGTCAGCGAGCGGCTGCCGATCGGCGAGATCATCGTCCTGCGCGGCGCGGTGGCGCTTGTTCTGATCCTCGCTCTGCTGTTCGCAACGGGCGGCCACCGTGCCTGGCGACTCGCCGGAAACAGGCTGGTCGCCTGGCGAACGATCGGGGAGGTCGGCGGCACGATCCTCTATCTCTATGCGCTCTTCCACATGCCGATCGCCAATGCCTCGGCGATCTCTCAGATCGTGCCCCTGATGACGACGGCCGCGGCCGCGGTCTTCCTGCGCGAGCAGGTCGGCTGGAGGCGCTGGATGGCGATCGGGCTCGGCTTCGTGGGCGTCATGATCATCATGCGGCCGGGTCTCGGCGGCTTCGACGTCTATGCGTTCGCAGCGCTCGCCTCGATGGCGTTCGTGACGCTGCGCGATCTCGTCACGCGCAGCTTTCCGCCCGGCATGCCGACCCTCCTGGTCACGGCGGTCACCGCCGGCGCGGTGCTGGTGGCCGGTCTCGCGATGTCGTTCGACGAAGTCTGGCTGATGCCGACCCTGGACGAGATGCTGCTGCTCGGCGGGGCGGCCTTTCTCCTCCTTATCGGCTACGGCACCGTGATCCTCGCAATGCGCCACGGCGAGATGGGGGTGATCGCGCCGTTCCGCTACGCGGTGATCCTGTTCGCCATCGCGCTCGGCTATCTCGTCTGGGGCGACATCCCGGACATCTACACGATCACCGGCACGGTCATCGTCGTCGCCACGGGGCTCTACACGATCCATCGCGAACGGCTGCGGGCGGAGGAGAGTCGCACGCGCCGCTGA
- a CDS encoding cupin → MKIETIRLADAGEVPNHPHWSLILYAQAAPPDASGSATAALDALFAGNGWPVSWHDGIYRFTHFHSVTHEALGIGTGSARVQFGGESGPILTVAAGDAVLLPAGTGHKLIEASSDLLVVGAYPPGAGYDLVRAGEGDGAELRRRIAAVPCPRSDPVTGRTGGLLAAWIED, encoded by the coding sequence ATGAAGATCGAGACCATCCGCCTCGCCGATGCCGGCGAGGTTCCCAATCACCCGCACTGGTCGTTGATCCTCTATGCGCAGGCCGCACCGCCCGACGCCAGCGGCTCCGCGACCGCGGCCCTGGACGCGCTCTTCGCCGGAAACGGCTGGCCGGTCTCCTGGCATGACGGCATCTATCGCTTCACTCATTTTCACTCGGTGACGCATGAAGCGCTCGGCATCGGGACGGGCTCGGCGCGCGTCCAGTTCGGCGGCGAGAGCGGACCGATCCTCACGGTCGCGGCCGGCGACGCCGTCCTGCTGCCGGCCGGCACCGGCCACAAGCTGATCGAGGCCTCTTCCGATCTTCTCGTGGTCGGCGCCTATCCGCCTGGGGCCGGCTACGATCTCGTGCGGGCCGGAGAGGGCGACGGCGCAGAACTCCGTCGTCGCATCGCCGCCGTGCCCTGTCCCCGCAGCGACCCCGTGACCGGTCGCACGGGCGGACTGCTCGCGGCATGGATCGAGGACTGA
- the moaA gene encoding GTP 3',8-cyclase MoaA: protein MTTIINSLTKTDSPARSPAVSPMVDPFGRSIRYLRVSVTDRCDFRCVYCMAEDMTFLPKREVLTLEELDRLCTVFVEKGVRRLRLTGGEPLVRRGIMTLIRSLSRHLESGMLDELTLTTNGSQLSRYAGELAACGVRRINVSVDTLDPERFRAITRRGDLAVVMKGIDDALAAGIHVKINAVALKGVNEHELDDMIRWAHGRGMDLTLIETMPLGEIDGDRLDQYLPLSAVRRDLASRWTFAESDHRTGGPARYVTVGETGGRIGFITPLTHNFCESCNRVRVTCTGTLFMCLGQEDARDLRAPLRASEGNELIAAAIDEAIARKPKGHDFIIDREHNRPALGRHMSMTGG, encoded by the coding sequence ATGACGACGATCATCAATTCGCTCACCAAGACCGACTCGCCGGCAAGGTCGCCGGCCGTTTCGCCGATGGTCGACCCCTTCGGACGGAGCATCCGCTATCTTCGGGTCTCGGTCACGGACCGCTGCGACTTCCGCTGCGTCTATTGCATGGCCGAGGATATGACCTTCCTGCCGAAGCGGGAGGTTCTGACGCTCGAAGAGCTCGACCGCCTCTGCACCGTCTTCGTGGAAAAGGGCGTGCGGCGGCTCCGCCTCACCGGCGGCGAGCCGCTCGTGCGTCGCGGGATCATGACCCTGATCCGCTCGCTCTCGCGTCATCTCGAAAGCGGCATGCTGGACGAGCTGACGCTGACCACCAATGGATCGCAGCTTTCGCGCTACGCGGGCGAACTCGCGGCCTGCGGCGTCCGCCGCATCAACGTCTCCGTCGACACGCTCGATCCGGAGCGCTTCCGCGCCATCACGCGGCGCGGCGATCTCGCCGTCGTCATGAAAGGGATCGACGACGCGCTGGCGGCTGGCATCCACGTCAAGATCAACGCCGTGGCGCTGAAGGGCGTCAACGAGCATGAGCTCGACGACATGATCCGCTGGGCGCATGGCCGCGGCATGGACCTGACGCTCATCGAGACCATGCCGCTCGGCGAGATCGACGGCGACCGGCTGGACCAGTACCTGCCGCTCTCCGCCGTGCGCCGCGACCTCGCCAGTCGCTGGACCTTTGCCGAGAGCGACCACCGCACCGGCGGCCCGGCGCGCTATGTCACGGTCGGCGAGACCGGCGGGCGCATCGGCTTCATCACCCCGCTGACGCATAATTTCTGCGAGAGCTGCAACCGCGTTCGCGTCACCTGCACCGGCACGCTCTTCATGTGCCTCGGGCAGGAGGACGCACGCGACCTTCGCGCGCCGCTCCGCGCCTCGGAAGGCAACGAGCTGATCGCCGCCGCCATCGACGAGGCGATCGCGAGGAAACCGAAGGGCCACGACTTCATTATCGACCGCGAGCACAATCGGCCGGCGCTCGGCCGGCATATGAGCATGACCGGCGGCTGA
- a CDS encoding DUF971 domain-containing protein, whose translation MPEASSAWPTEIRLSPDKRQLTVTFDDGRSYAFAAEFLRVTSPSAEVQGHAPAQRQTVPGKMNVAIRSIDPVGNYAIRLNFDDGHHTGLFSWSYLAEIGRDHDALWSRYLAELDEKGLSRTQR comes from the coding sequence ATGCCGGAAGCCTCCTCCGCCTGGCCGACCGAAATCCGCCTTTCGCCCGACAAGCGCCAGCTGACCGTGACCTTCGACGACGGCCGCAGCTATGCCTTCGCGGCCGAGTTTCTTCGCGTCACCAGCCCGTCGGCGGAGGTTCAGGGCCATGCGCCGGCGCAGCGGCAGACCGTTCCCGGCAAGATGAATGTCGCCATCCGGTCGATCGATCCGGTCGGCAATTATGCGATCCGGCTCAATTTCGACGACGGCCACCATACGGGGCTCTTTTCGTGGTCCTATCTCGCCGAAATCGGCCGCGACCATGATGCGCTCTGGTCACGCTACCTCGCCGAGCTCGATGAAAAAGGCCTCAGCCGGACGCAACGCTGA
- a CDS encoding host attachment protein, with protein MDRIDIPRRGFVLVCDGARAMILQNEGDAELVNLKLVDAFNQEDPMAHTLGTDRPGRVHQSHGAARSAVEIVDLHDEAETAFLKRILGELEGVLRERQGRYLAVIAPARALGVLREHYPTQLRHLVKHELAKDLVQLPISQIERHLAGG; from the coding sequence ATGGACCGCATCGACATCCCGCGCCGGGGCTTCGTGCTCGTCTGCGACGGCGCCCGCGCCATGATCCTGCAGAACGAGGGTGACGCCGAACTGGTCAATCTGAAGCTCGTCGATGCCTTCAATCAGGAGGATCCGATGGCGCATACGCTGGGCACCGATCGTCCCGGACGGGTGCACCAGTCGCACGGCGCCGCCCGCAGCGCGGTCGAGATCGTCGACCTGCACGACGAGGCGGAGACAGCCTTCCTGAAGCGCATTCTCGGCGAACTGGAAGGAGTGCTGCGCGAGCGTCAGGGCCGGTATCTCGCCGTCATCGCTCCGGCACGGGCGCTCGGCGTGCTGCGCGAACACTACCCGACCCAGCTACGCCATCTCGTCAAGCACGAGCTGGCGAAGGATCTCGTGCAGCTTCCGATCTCGCAGATCGAGCGGCATCTGGCCGGCGGCTGA
- a CDS encoding zinc-dependent alcohol dehydrogenase family protein gives MKAMVLRATGAPLVLEERPVREPGAGEIRVRVEACAVCRTDLHVVDGDLPNPRLPIIPGHEIVGIVEAAGRGVLHPLPGQRVGIPWLGHTCGRCPYCRTDRENLCDEPLFTGYTRDGGFASHVIADAAFAFPLEGYDDPVAASPLMCAGLIGWRSLRIAGDGAAVGLYGFGAAAHILAQVLVWQGRRVHAFTRAGDTAAQEMALSLGAVSATDSGTLPPEPLDAAIIFAPVGALVPLALAAVKKGGRVVCGGIHMSPIPEFSYDLLWEERQLVSVANLTRADAREFLAIARQAGVTTRTTRYPLEQANEALADLRAGRFQGAAVLVP, from the coding sequence ATGAAGGCGATGGTGCTGCGCGCGACCGGCGCGCCGCTCGTCCTCGAGGAGCGGCCGGTTCGCGAACCGGGTGCCGGCGAGATTCGCGTGCGGGTGGAGGCCTGCGCCGTCTGCCGCACCGATTTGCACGTCGTCGATGGCGACCTGCCTAATCCGCGTCTTCCGATCATCCCGGGTCACGAGATCGTCGGCATCGTCGAGGCGGCCGGGCGCGGCGTGCTCCATCCCCTTCCCGGCCAGCGGGTCGGCATCCCCTGGCTCGGCCACACCTGCGGCCGGTGCCCCTATTGCCGCACCGATCGCGAGAACCTTTGCGACGAGCCGCTCTTCACCGGCTATACGCGCGACGGCGGCTTCGCGAGCCACGTGATCGCCGATGCCGCCTTCGCCTTCCCGCTCGAGGGATATGACGACCCGGTCGCCGCCTCGCCGCTGATGTGCGCCGGGCTCATCGGCTGGCGCTCGCTCCGCATCGCCGGCGATGGCGCGGCCGTCGGCCTCTACGGCTTCGGCGCCGCCGCGCATATCCTCGCACAGGTGCTCGTCTGGCAGGGCCGCCGGGTTCATGCCTTCACGCGCGCGGGCGACACGGCGGCGCAGGAGATGGCACTCTCGCTCGGCGCGGTCTCCGCGACGGATTCCGGAACGCTGCCGCCGGAGCCGCTCGACGCGGCGATCATCTTCGCCCCCGTCGGCGCGCTCGTCCCGCTCGCCCTCGCCGCCGTCAAGAAAGGCGGTCGCGTCGTCTGCGGCGGCATCCATATGAGCCCGATCCCGGAATTCTCCTACGATCTGCTCTGGGAGGAGCGGCAGCTCGTTTCGGTCGCGAATCTGACCCGCGCCGACGCGCGCGAATTTCTCGCCATCGCGAGGCAGGCCGGCGTGACGACACGCACCACGCGCTATCCGCTCGAGCAGGCCAACGAGGCGCTCGCGGATCTGCGCGCCGGACGCTTCCAGGGCGCGGCGGTGCTCGTCCCGTAG
- a CDS encoding NUDIX domain-containing protein, which produces MAKTAESAGILMYRKRERGIEVLLVHPGGPFWRNRDAGAWTIPKGEIEPGESIDYAARREFAEELGVVPTGALLSLGSVRQKAGKIVHGFAMEGDFELARFVSNLFEMEWPPRSGRIVSFPEVDRAEWQSIVAAREKINPAQILFLDRLVELAAR; this is translated from the coding sequence ATGGCGAAGACGGCGGAAAGCGCCGGCATCCTGATGTACCGGAAGCGTGAGCGCGGCATCGAGGTTCTGCTCGTCCATCCGGGCGGGCCGTTCTGGCGCAATCGCGACGCCGGCGCCTGGACCATTCCGAAGGGGGAAATCGAGCCGGGCGAGTCGATCGACTATGCCGCGCGGCGCGAATTCGCCGAGGAACTCGGCGTCGTGCCGACCGGGGCGCTGCTGTCGCTCGGCTCCGTGCGCCAGAAGGCCGGCAAGATCGTTCACGGCTTCGCCATGGAAGGCGATTTCGAACTCGCGCGCTTCGTCAGCAATCTCTTCGAGATGGAATGGCCGCCGAGGAGTGGCCGGATCGTTAGTTTCCCCGAGGTCGATCGAGCCGAATGGCAGTCGATCGTGGCGGCGCGCGAGAAGATCAATCCCGCGCAGATTCTGTTTCTCGACCGGCTGGTCGAGCTCGCTGCGCGCTGA